In Pedobacter heparinus DSM 2366, the following are encoded in one genomic region:
- the gldM gene encoding gliding motility protein GldM: MAGGKETTRQKMINIMYLVLLAMLALNVSDTILNAFKNINDSLVTSKTNVNTSIDQLFSSFQNTKLKDEPARAQPIWEKANKAKAYADELNSYVQQLKDKFVTAGEGINEETGDIKLRENMDIAQGIMINQKEGFKLKAKINETREKLIDLLDEKDRAGVTFSLEAKDAVKQVNGKKEWVDINFGEGTPLTAANTILSKIQSDVKNAEAEVVKKLFGNMDKALVNLDQFDAVAVAPSSYVIQGQPYTAQVFLTASDSRSNPVITVNGSSLAVKDGKGTYTGGTGSVGVFKWSGVIRVKQTDGQVKEYKTPEQSYQVAKPSATVSPDKMNVIYAGIANPFSVSAAGFALESVNASISGGSIKKVGSGQYSVMVGGDQVGKTLSINVSASNGGKSLNLGSQQFRVKALPTPRAYIKGKSGGNVPLEWIEGAGAIETQLEDFVFDVKFRVVRFSATFINPRSDAVTIANNGGGFGGQIKGALNSIKPGATIIFKDIVCEGPDGRQKVLDGITFVAK, from the coding sequence ATGGCCGGAGGAAAAGAGACAACGAGGCAGAAGATGATCAATATCATGTATTTGGTATTGTTGGCTATGCTTGCTTTAAACGTATCAGATACTATACTTAATGCTTTCAAAAACATTAATGACAGTTTGGTTACGTCTAAAACTAATGTAAATACAAGCATTGACCAGTTATTCTCATCGTTTCAGAATACAAAATTAAAGGATGAACCAGCAAGGGCCCAACCTATATGGGAAAAGGCCAATAAGGCTAAAGCTTATGCTGATGAACTGAACAGTTATGTTCAGCAATTGAAAGATAAATTTGTTACAGCTGGTGAGGGAATTAATGAGGAAACAGGCGATATAAAACTGCGGGAAAATATGGACATTGCCCAGGGAATTATGATAAACCAAAAGGAAGGGTTTAAGTTGAAAGCCAAAATTAATGAGACCCGTGAAAAGCTGATTGACTTATTGGACGAAAAGGATCGTGCTGGTGTAACCTTTTCTTTGGAAGCAAAGGATGCTGTAAAACAGGTAAATGGAAAAAAGGAGTGGGTAGACATTAATTTTGGTGAAGGAACCCCATTAACTGCTGCCAATACAATATTAAGCAAGATCCAGTCGGATGTAAAAAATGCTGAAGCCGAAGTAGTTAAGAAACTGTTTGGCAATATGGACAAGGCTTTGGTTAACCTGGATCAGTTTGATGCTGTTGCAGTAGCCCCAAGTTCGTACGTGATACAAGGTCAGCCTTATACTGCACAGGTATTTTTAACTGCAAGTGATTCCAGGTCCAACCCTGTTATTACTGTTAACGGAAGTTCGCTGGCTGTTAAAGATGGCAAGGGAACTTATACAGGTGGTACAGGAAGCGTTGGTGTTTTTAAATGGTCGGGTGTAATTAGGGTGAAACAAACAGATGGTCAGGTAAAGGAGTACAAAACTCCTGAACAAAGCTATCAGGTGGCCAAGCCTTCGGCAACAGTTTCGCCAGATAAGATGAACGTAATTTATGCCGGAATTGCCAATCCTTTTTCTGTTTCGGCAGCAGGCTTTGCTTTGGAAAGTGTGAATGCAAGCATCTCAGGCGGATCAATAAAAAAAGTTGGAAGCGGCCAGTATTCAGTGATGGTTGGTGGGGATCAGGTTGGCAAGACCTTAAGCATCAATGTTTCTGCAAGTAACGGGGGAAAGTCATTAAACCTGGGGTCGCAGCAGTTCAGGGTTAAAGCATTGCCTACACCAAGGGCCTATATTAAAGGTAAGTCAGGTGGGAATGTTCCTCTGGAATGGATTGAGGGAGCTGGTGCTATTGAAACGCAACTGGAAGATTTTGTATTTGATGTGAAATTTAGGGTGGTACGCTTTTCGGCTACTTTTATTAATCCACGTTCAGATGCTGTTACCATTGCAAACAACGGCGGTGGTTTTGGCGGACAAATAAAAGGGGCTTTAAACTCAATTAAGCCGGGTGCTACCATTATATTTAAAGATATTGTATGTGAAGGACCAGATGGAAGACAAAAAGTTTTAGATGGTATTACATTTGTAGCTAAATAA
- the gldN gene encoding gliding motility protein GldN, producing the protein MKNIVGIIVFLLLSVSAFAQVNNTAAPVDSAKKARLKIKTPPKDGYSVRTDVDSAVMVPYADVREEDVYYAKRIWREIDLRDTINSVLKAEDAKLIDILLEAVGNEELTVYSPKDTTSGKILEDNDSFKIALTAQQALQGARGVTEGVADSVTGKIAEPKLRKLRSDEFLKFRIKEDWILDTKRSIFEPRIVGLAPMKMVEGNWQPVFWIYYDDARELLSKKRLVNPLNDASQLTFDDFFVRRLFSSYVVKETNPANKNIVDILGQTDPKDTRKLYESERIKKSISDYEQSLWEY; encoded by the coding sequence ATGAAGAACATTGTAGGTATTATCGTATTTCTGTTGCTGAGTGTAAGTGCTTTTGCGCAGGTAAACAATACAGCAGCACCTGTGGATTCTGCTAAGAAGGCGAGGTTGAAGATAAAAACCCCGCCAAAGGACGGATATTCGGTTAGAACAGATGTGGATAGTGCTGTAATGGTTCCTTATGCAGATGTAAGGGAAGAAGATGTTTACTATGCAAAACGTATATGGCGTGAAATTGACTTGAGGGATACCATAAATTCTGTACTGAAAGCAGAAGATGCCAAATTGATTGACATATTGCTGGAGGCCGTAGGGAATGAAGAGCTTACCGTATATTCTCCAAAGGATACCACCTCGGGTAAAATCCTGGAAGATAACGATTCATTTAAGATTGCACTTACTGCCCAACAGGCTTTGCAAGGGGCGAGAGGGGTAACAGAAGGTGTAGCAGATTCGGTAACCGGTAAAATTGCAGAACCAAAACTGAGAAAACTAAGATCTGATGAGTTTTTAAAATTCAGGATCAAAGAAGATTGGATCTTGGATACCAAGCGCTCTATCTTTGAACCAAGAATAGTAGGTTTGGCTCCTATGAAGATGGTAGAGGGGAACTGGCAGCCGGTATTCTGGATCTATTATGACGATGCAAGGGAATTATTGAGTAAAAAGCGTCTGGTTAACCCCCTTAACGATGCTTCACAACTTACCTTTGACGATTTTTTTGTAAGGCGTTTATTTTCAAGTTACGTAGTAAAAGAAACAAACCCCGCAAATAAGAATATAGTGGATATTTTGGGCCAGACAGATCCTAAGGACACCAGAAAACTATATGAGTCTGAGCGAATCAAAAAATCCATTTCAGATTATGAGCAAAGTTTATGGGAATATTAA